The sequence below is a genomic window from Dermacentor andersoni chromosome 6, qqDerAnde1_hic_scaffold, whole genome shotgun sequence.
GCGAGGGAGAGACCATTCGGCACCCTACTCCGCTCGACGGAACGAGGGATCCCTGAGCTAAATTTAGATTCTGCCTTTCGTGCGGCGCTGCGCTGCCGTCTCTGCTCGCCCGCTCATACCGCTGGCCCATAAACCTGAACTCTGTGCTATCGGCGACGTCTTTGAGTGTGTTTCGTGTCCTGAAAGAATTGCCGTCGTCTCACCGCCAcctcatagagaaagaaatttcaatatGGCCACCTTGTTAAGAGCTTCTATGCGATGCCCATTGTTATATCCGAATACTCCGGCGTAATGCGGCCGTTCGGCATAGCGCGGGTGCGCGAGCGCGATGCAATCTGTTGATAAGATCAGTGGTTGCACTGGGCGGCCGGTCCGCGCGCCTATCGGCGTGCCGGTGATGTTGCGCTTGTGCGCTGGCTATAAAAACCCAACAGTCCATCTCTGTGTGCCGTCTTTAGTTGCCCCTTGCACTGAGACGCCAGTCGATGCGTCAAATAAAGCAGTAAGCCCTTGCTGCCAAGATCGCCTTGCTTCCGTCCGTTCAAGTTCAACAATGGCGGCCGAGAATGGGATTGGTTCAACGCAGCGAATAGAGACGATGACAAGTGGAAAATCAACTACCGTGACGGGGTCTTGGTTCACCTGCCGCAATTTTCACCGGACAAGCATGGAGAACAGTGACTTCGAAGTCTACGTCCAACGCTTCGACTCATTCGCAACTGCTTAGACACGCCAACGAAGCAGCAGTTGCTCCTGACGCTTATTGGAGAGGCCTTGTTTATCCTGCTTCAAAACCTGCTTTTCCCGAAGACTCCTGTGGAAGCCAGCTTCGAAGATGTTGCAAAACCCTGCAAACTCACTCCGCACCCAGGCGCTCCGTTGTAGTGGAAAGGTACAAGTTCTACCGTATAGCGACCGACGCCAAGGTAAAGGCATCAGTGTCTTTGTCGCGGAACTGAAGAAGATATGGCAGCCACATGACACGTCGGTGCATTTCTTCAAGAGGCGATTCGGGACCGCCTCATTGTGGGACTACACAGCGACGACATCCGCTGCAAGCTCCTCGCGACGGAAGACGGGACCTCACCGTCGAAAAGGCTTACAGTTCAGCGTTGGGGATGGAAGCAGCCCAAGGACAGAGCAAGGAAGTGCGCAGGAACGACGCAGCATCAGGCAGCGCCGTTGCCACTGAACACGTCAACGGCTACGAAAGTCTGCAGTACCAGGTGAAAAGACCTTTCCCGCCGCCAAGGACGAATTTACGTGTGCTAGATGTGGTAGTGTACATGGCGGGAACAAGTGTCCGCGTTTATTTAGCAAGTGCTTCAAATGCTCGGAAACAGGACACTTGGCGAAAATGTGCAAAACCAAGAGTAGCTCCGTAACAAGCGTAGACGCTGCCAATGATGAAACTGTGTTGTTCGTAGTGGAAGCAACGCCGAAGGCGGGGGCGTATTTTGTGCGCGTATTGATTGACGGCAAACAGGTCGAGATGCCAGTCCACACGGGGCGGCAGTCTCGATAATGAGTGAACGCGAGCTTCGGAAAATGTTTCCGCACAAACATTGTGGAAAGGCAAACGTAAGGTTAACAGCCTACAATGGAAGCTCCATTCCAGTAATAGGGCGAGTTGAACTTCGGGTAATCTACGAAAGAAGGACGCTGCCCAGCCAATTTTTTTGCAAAGCGAAGCCGGTGCCTTAAGCACTTAACGGAAGCGTATAAACGGAGCTCACAATTTTGGAACGGGGCCGCGCTTCGGAATGGGCAACTTCCGTATAGTTAGTTATGAAAGACGACAAAAGTGTGACACTTTGCGGTTATTTTCGTGTGACTAAATCTGCATCTGAACATATATTACTATCCGGTCCCATTGCCTGAATATATTTTTTACGACTGTAGCAGGTGGTAGTTTTCACTGTTCTAGATTTGTCAAAAGCACATCTGCAACTCGAGCTTGCATGAAGAGCATTCGCAGGAAATTCTGACGGTGAACACGCACCTCTGCTTGTTTCGGTTCAGATGTGTTGCTTACGGCGTGGCAAGCCCATCTGTATTGTTTGTCATTCACGGACCGTATCGTAAAGGTGATTCGGAAACCCCTTGCTATCCTAGACGACGTTCTGATTGCGGGCAGAACGCGAAAGGAATACGCAGAAAACACTCGTGTCCTAGAGCAGCTCAGAAGCACAGTATTCGCACGAATGTCaataaatgcaattttttttaaaagcagcATCAGATATCTCGGGCACGCGATAAGCGACAAAGGGCTGAGGCCGACAAAAGGAAAGTTTGAGGCCATACTGATagcgccagagccacagcacgAAAGAACTACGGGCTTTCTTGGGTCTTTTGAACTTTTACGCAAACTTCTTGCGTGTCTTGTGAGAACGCTGTAACACATGCAAAAATAGCCAAGAAAGGAAAATGAATGGAACTGGTcccaagaaagcaaaaaaaaaaatctttcaatGTTGCAGAATTGCGTCTCTGCAGAGATGCTGTAATATAGAGCTGTAGGATTCAGCAAAGCCTCCGAGACTAATGTGATGCGTCAGCGCATAGCGTATATGGCGGCCGTTATCTCTCATGTTGTCAACGGTGAAGACGCTTCTTGAACGGCAAGTGCAGAAGAAACTATGCGCACATTGAAAGAGAAGCGCTTGCAATCGCGTTTGGCATGCAGAAATTTCTTAAATATTTGTACCGCCGACAGTTTACTATCTTGACGGACCATCGACCGCCCACCTACATTTTCTACCCAAAGAAACATGCAAGCTGCGTTGCAGCTGCCAGAATGAACCGCTGGTGACATTTTCTTGCCAGCTATCGGTATACGATTGAGTACCGGAAAGGTGGGTCGATTGGCAAATGCAGACGGTTTGTCAAGGATACCTTTGCCCCGGGAGCCGAGGAGGAAGCCGTGGACTTTTTAGTCCATTTTAGAGATGCCACTGACCTCTAAAGTAGGCAAAGAAACTGATAAAGACCAACTCAGAATGGTTCGCGAAATGACGGGCCAGCGTTGGCTGAAAGCAGTCGACAAAGCTCTGTTCTATCGGAAGGTTTGAGCTTTCCTTAGAAATGAAGTCTTCTGTCTAACAACCGCGTGGTAATTCGCAGTTCATTGCGGAATAGATCTCTACTGCACGAAGAACACCCTGGTTTTAACAATATGAAAATGCTGGCGCGCGGCATTGTATGGTAGCCTGACATTGACAAAGACCTTGAGGAGTGTGTCTCAAgaaatgcaaaatttgtgacagcgtcCGGGTTTCGGTTCCGGCCGCACTATTTACTAAATACCGCCTAattaatactgacacgtgtacttatatttcacgggcgaccacattcgccggctaacacatgttatcgcacagcgctggacgcgtctgcatgtatccgaagtttctggaaagttatcgatgcttctatccgctgtttgttgtcgccgaaccttgtgttatctgatttcatcgcgtgactcgaatgttgtagaactttgtggaaggcatgcgggtcccagcgattagtctggaacattcgatggctgctgtataaaaaccgacgcacttgacccgctgagcagattttcgacgatcgccgactgtgttcgccgctatcgttgtgctttaagtgtagcctgttttgtgggcacaggttcgcccaataaaagctagttttgtctttcacagtactgctactgtgttctttggcgtcactaccacgtgacaatacactTTTACTCACTGGTGGGCTTCAGCGCTGCCACGACTGCACTTGAACATTCACCGGTGTACACACAACACTTgcacatctacaaaatttgtacAATTTCCTCGCTGCTGTACTTGTACTTGAATTTACTCGCTGCTGTACTTGAACACTCCCAGGAATATATACGGCACTTGCACATTTAAAAAATACCGCCTGAAGAATACACATATTTACTCGCTGGCCTGGTCCAGCGCTACCACGACTTCATTTAAACATTAACTCAACATTGAACTGCAGCGTCGATCCGCGCTGCAGATTTTCATTGCGACATTAAATTTTCAAAAAGAGAAAAGGACATCACGGCAACTTCCATGAGTTTCCAATTAAATGAAAGACGCGGGGACGTGGCCTACGGAAATTTCTAGTTGCCGTTGTAGCATGTTAATTGAATATGAAAGACGGGGCGTGAGGGTGAGGTGAATATGAAAGTGAGGGGGGTGAGTAGATTTGCTGTATCGCTGTCTGGTTAACCGCTATAAAGTTTTCGCTTTTTCTCGCACTGCATCGGGGATGTTTTTAACGGGGATCCTGCGCACGTTGTATATAGTCGGGTGCCCACGCGGTTGGCCATCCCTGGATGTGAATGTGCGAGACGGCGGGATACCTTCAAATGATTGTTGAATGAATACGCCAAATGTCACTCCATGCGTTTCCAGCTAGGTGACATATATCACAGATGAAGTACCGTTCTTCTCACAGTAGTAGTATTATATGCTTCATTAACAAACATGCATGTCTATATCCCTATCAGCAGAAAATCCCCTCCTGCATTATATACTACTGCTAACCCTTACTCGACTATTGTTTCCCAGTAGACTGCTAACGGGGCACAGGACACACTTTCGTAACAGTTCATAGCAGGGTAGACCATGACGAAACCCATCGCCGCCTTCTCGAGGTTGCGAGGTCGCGAAAAGGAGCCACAATAACTGCAATAACCGCTACACAGAAAACGTTAATGTTATGCAAGGCAGTTACTACAGTCGTGTTTTCAAATGGGAATGTGCTTTGCTAACACAGCTTTGGGGGCGCCCCTTGGTACGACTGTGTCTAACCATGGACTCACCTTGAAAAGTACGCTTGCAACGCGAATTTCGCATGCAGGTTTTTCATAATGAGCCATCCATATTTCTCTGTACCTCACGTTCGCCCATACCGCTACAaacgacgtcattccttctttgaGGTATCAATATTTTTCGATTCTGAAGCGTAGGATATATTTAGAGCCATACATGAAAAATGCCATGTACTCGATTATAAATAACATGGCGATTCTCGTACTTGAATGCTGACTCTTCCGTCGTTAAATTATCAACGTGGTCGAGAAACGATTGTGAGAAGAAAATTCGTTTCATCCGAACTACGAGAGACTGGGGATCACTCGTTGCCGCTGGCCCAGTCTTACCAATTACGATGAACTGTGCCGGCTACGTTCGCTAAGTCTAACGAGCTTTTGGATTGGGCACGAACATGCGATGCCGCTCGCAGCTTCTACAACGGCAGCGACGCCTGAATTAGGCGTAAGCATTAACTAGTGCACTCCAATGTAACGCACATATAatagacttttagcgtgtccggtattcgggcaagcgcgggcagttttccggtttagcgggggcgtcgacgtgagcggccagattggtggcgccagctggtggcgcaaagctcaaccacacacagagctaattactatattctgcttagctgctggcgtaaattttcgacagtggcgtaatcgtgttcacaattacgccgctgccaaaaatttgctcgagtggcgaagcaggatatggtgagttactgcagttttagctctgcgtttgtctggttgagctctacaacaccaggcagcttcaccgctcacgtttacgccccgaccatccggtaatccgcccaaaccgctcccgtttaccggaatagcgtacaagctaaaagtctctaatatatTTAGCGCTTCCGGAAAGATCTGCGCATATTAACCGAATAAGTAAGGGACGCGTGGTCTATGCTGAACTTCTCCTATACTTATTATGATGCATCACCGTAAACGTACTGCTTGACGTGCTAATTGCTACTGCACAAGTGATATACTACAGCTATACGAATAAAAAAAGCTACACGTATATGCTCACTGCGGAGATCAGTAAATAACCCACGTACGTGAATAATTCCTAACACCGAAGTAACCACGACTGGAGTACGACGAACAGAAATAAAGAACATCTCGCGCGAGCAGAGTCTGCAAAATAAACAGCGCCTAGACTAAGCTCCTTTACTTGGCCGATAAGAATAGCCGTAGATGATAATGAAACTTCCGTTTCCTGGAAGGAATTCCGTGTCCATCAGCAGGCGGTCAAGGAGAATCCTGCTGGTTATACCTCGACAACAGGACCCGCGTTGGGAAATTCCACAATACGAGGTTGGGCAAAGGTGTCCAGCCACCGCTGTGCCTCCGTCCAGTCCCCCGTGAAGCAGTGGCGATAGTTGGGCCAATCACCTGGTACCACCTAATTGGATGAGAACACCGGAGCAAACGGTTAGCCCCAGCACGAACGATGTTCCAACAGAGTGGATGTCTTATGAATCTCTAAGGTGGTATTAAGGACAAAGGTGGTGAGGTGCTTCCCGCTACTGAAAACAGACCAGCAGGTAGGAGGCACGCGATAAAGGCCTGTGCTCCTCAAGCAGCGGTATGCTGTAGGCGCTGCATTTGTGACTCTCTCATCACACTACTTCAACAAAAGGACCATTTAAGCAGTACCGAAATAGCTGCTAAGGAGGTTAATGAGGTCCTGTAGATAAAATTTCGTACAACAATTTTATGCCTATTGCAGAATTATAATGGTTCTAGAAAGTAGAACGAAAAAGCGAGAAACTGGGGCAGAGCCATCTTGTACATCAGGCAGCTGCGAGTCACTAGTTGTGCATATTATTTTACCCCGGGTTGTTAATGGTTTCCCAGTAAATACAGAGCAAACTTTGAACATTTCTGGATAACAAAAATGACTTGGGAATATTTGACAATTCGTAGCTACAGGATAACAAAATACACAAAAACACGCGGCCCGTGATGCCATTGACGTCCACCATTGCCAGTAAAAAACAGTGCATACCACCATCGTACAAGTGTCGGGGTGGAAAAAATGTACCAGACTGTAGATAATTCCTATAATAAGGCTTAATTTGGCTAGCAGCTCTGCAGAGAAGCTACCTTACCTCCTTGAGGATTCGCAGGGTATCCTGTGAGGAGTCCCTTGAGTGAACAAGGGGCAGGCGCTCATTCCTTCCTAGCTGCAGCTGCCGCCGAAAGACGCGTTGCTGTAATAGGCGGTCGCATTTGTTCCTGTAACGTGCAAAAATTTAGGTAAGCAATGCGGTAATAAAATTCGCCTCACCGTGAGCCCATCTACTCAATGAAGGGCCTCGTAATTTGTTgattgaaataatttttttttttgcctcgcaTGCACTTTGAAGCAATCCAAAGAGCTCGAGACCTCGGAGATGGCGTAGAGTACATCTCTTCAATAATCATTATCATGCATGATTAGCTAACAAAAGGACCCACGACGAGTACGAGTGCGATTTTGCATTCCGCACTCAACCACAATGCGCTCACAGTCGCACAATAATAAAGAAGGTGGCTTTCGGCTTCGGCCAGTGATTGAACAACGCTTCCTCAACTTCAAATAGCCATAATTATCTAAAATAATTTCGTCGAGTACTCAACTACAATGTGGTGGTACGATTCACATGCAGAGCCTCATCGCAATCATCTCCACCTATACTAAATtcacccgcagtggttgctcagtggctatggtgttaggctgctgagcacgaggtcgcgggatcgaatcccggccacggcggccgcatttcgatgggggcgaaatgcgaaaacatccgtgtgcttagatttaggtgcacgttaaagaaccccaggtggtcgaaatttccggagtcctcctctacggcgtgcctcataatcagaaagtggttttggcacgtaaaaccccatcatttaatttttaTACTAAATTCATAGAAGACAGCATTCACTTCGTGGAGTAGTCAAGGCCAATTTCTCCCAGGGCGACGACGCTTCGTTGTTCAAGCGCCGCGGTCAGGTCTTCCTCGTCGTAGTGTCGGGCCATGTGCGGATGGCGGAAAAAGGTTCCTCAAACTCCTTCCTCGGACAGGAGAGTCCCTGCCGCACGTGGCGCTGCGTAGATTAAACACAACAGTGTTGAACTGAAATCCCAGTTCGCGTGTACAAAACGCGGTTGCCGCCGAGTTGTGCGAATATATAGTAAAATCGATATGCCAATCTGCGATCATCTTGTTGTTCTATCCATATTGGAAAGATGGAGCAATATTTCGATCATATATATTGTAGGTTAGGTAAGATTCGTGCTCTAATGGCAGCAATTTGCACCTGTAGCTGATGCTGTTCGTCACCCGAGTTCAGAATACCGAATCGACAGGCCAGCAAAGTAACTGTCCACAACGAAACTTGAATGTTAAAGCGAATTTTGGCATTACAATGGGAAACAGGCCAATTTTCGAAAGACATTCCTGTGCTCATGTTAGGACTTAATTAGTGACGGCATGCCCTCACAATTTAAACGCGGACTTTCTCTTTCAAAGTACTATGCCTTTTAAACTCGTCTGAACGCATCAGGTTATCAAAAACAGTACCTTCTTGAACGTGGCTGGGTCGCAGAAGATGGCCACGCATCCCTTGTATCAGTTGGGGAACGTGTGCCGATTCTTCCTCCGGAACTGGGCGTAAGATACACGGTGTCCTCTTTTCGGGAAAAGGAAGTCCAGATGGCAGTGAGTGTAAATGAGACCCACTTCCCGAGGAGGGCCTGTAAGGCCACTGTTTGACCACCGGCGACGGCATGACATCCTCGACGGTGGGATAGGCTGGGAGTACTCCTCCCGTTTGCAGTACGACATTGCTGAGCACGGGAGTCGGTGTCCTGTACGCAGATGACAACATAACTTGTGTTTCACGTGCAAATAACAAAAGTCATCAAAGATGTGTGATAGCGTTATAGTAACTAATGAAGCACAAAAGTTTGAATGAAACTGTCTGAAGCTTCGAAAAGAGCACTGCCGCTAATGTCTTTATTTGTACATTTACGAATACCTGACAGGCCTTCAAGGAGGCATTGCGTAAGCGGTCGACTACGGTTACATCGACGTAAAGAAAGCGTTAAGAAAATGGATCCACGTAACAAACATTAATCACACAAAACAAGACCACGCAACATCAGAAATGTGAATGCAAAAAGTACAATTgaaatgaaaacgaaaaacagGGAAGCTATACGCGTTTAAACATACTGTTAAATATTACACGCATTTGTCGCAATAGGGGAGCGTGCAGACTTGACAACAGCCATATCGATTGTTGCATCACAGCCAtggaaagtgcaaaaaaaaagaaataaatattagaaaacaaaaacaaggcaCACAACACTTGCTCTTCAATCAATGACAAGCTGCCAGTTCAGATAACGAATTAATGTTGCCGAACATCATTATATTTGCCGCTTAGCGTTGGTATACCGATGCGCTAACCTCTTCGTAATGAACTTCAAAGCGCGCCAGTCTGAGATACCAAGTAAAATCTGAAATTAAAGGTATTGACGtattgacggtgctgacgcaatgtgatttctgcccagtgctccaAATGTCAACGTAAAGAAATTCAAATAAGCGCGAGTAAATGGCGCGAGTAACTATGAAACTCTTGCATTGAACAAGCCAGGGCACCAAGGTCCCAGATCTCGTATTAAAGAGGGATGGACAGGCCCTGGTGGTTGATGCACAAGTGGTTGGCGGTTGGACCAGCCTGTCGAATGCCCATGTTGTGAAAACATCCAAATATATGAATGATCGAACAATTACATAAATTAATGTCTGGTTCAAGTAAGCTTATTGTTTCAACAGTCACGATCCGTATAGGGGTACGGGCTAGAGAGTGTCTCAACTCTCCGGGACTTGGGCTTTACGGCCAATGACTTTAAATTTTAACAGTCTACAGGGGGGCTGGCGTTGCTTCACCGTGCA
It includes:
- the LOC140219070 gene encoding uncharacterized metal-dependent hydrolase YcfH-like, giving the protein MARHYDEEDLTAALEQRSVVALGEIGLDYSTKNKCDRLLQQRVFRRQLQLGRNERLPLVHSRDSSQDTLRILKEVVPGDWPNYRHCFTGDWTEAQRWLDTFAQPRIVEFPNAGPVVEV